The proteins below are encoded in one region of Thermosulfurimonas marina:
- a CDS encoding AAA family ATPase, whose product MRPGQLRIQAFGPYLSRAEVDFRRFEPYGLFLISGPTGAGKSTLFDALTFALYGEASLEEKSDRDLRSLKAPPELPTEVDFEFELAGRRLRVLRRLRITGKTFTKEAALWEEGRLLAQRPTEVTSRLREILGFTAREFRRVLLIPQGRFREILLSRAEEREALLRAVFQTERFLALEEAFREEASQARRRWEGLVAQREALLRSAGVEEEAALEARLKELAQEKKALAERLSALRRRRQGLERELEEALKLAREFERWAAAEKEYRKLEALRPEAEAWRRDLAILQKVEALKPLHENLLRLENQMARDRKEIEDLAARGKKLEEDLHRTRQEWSRLEARRPEIEALRTELLRLAEWRKRLLEVRDLEKKARKLDQETEALAREKEACQRALAEAERELEELDRRRQTLELPELAPLEEACLAAARDLEAAKEVSRLRENLSTVRKQLEELEAEIRKLEKALGEGKKLLDRLRALLKGHKAWELARELAPGSPCPVCGSRKHPAPACPPEEVPEPERLLQLEEDLFGLRKELSERRGRQESLLKEEARLVSEIERRLSAAPQLADLQALEEAALRARKAYEEARRLHREAERLSRLATEKHQKLRESYRLREVLEERLKELTLQKETFQARLGALLEDLPPGLSLATLEVREAELQGKIQESEKALEALREQKEGLQREKEALAARLSEIERRLQEAEKDRKALEGQLAEKLAQAGLSDRDQMTFWIERLDEREALEKKLREYEGRLSRFAAEVEELRERLSGKEKPDLEALRRRLQEILEEKRRLSARQGALAQEEAALGERARELRRLSQELREAEARLRLFEGLSRLLSGQNDRRLSFHRFVVSALLERVLVRASQKLSRMTGGRYRLLRETEVRDRRRAAGLDLLVFDAWAGATRPVATLSGGESFLAALALALSLSEVVQELAGGRPLGCLFIDEGFGNLDPEALETALSVLSELRAGGRLVGLISHVRELAERIPAGLEVLPERAGSRLRLRL is encoded by the coding sequence ATGCGTCCCGGGCAACTGCGTATCCAGGCCTTCGGTCCTTATCTTTCCCGAGCCGAGGTGGATTTCCGGCGGTTTGAACCTTACGGACTCTTTCTGATCTCCGGGCCCACCGGAGCGGGAAAGAGCACCCTCTTTGACGCCCTGACCTTTGCCCTTTACGGAGAGGCCAGTCTGGAGGAAAAAAGTGATCGCGATCTGCGCTCCCTTAAGGCCCCTCCGGAGCTTCCCACGGAGGTGGATTTCGAGTTTGAGCTTGCCGGCCGCAGGCTTAGGGTCCTCCGGCGTCTGCGGATCACCGGGAAAACCTTTACCAAGGAGGCGGCCCTCTGGGAGGAGGGACGCCTCCTTGCCCAGCGGCCCACGGAGGTCACCTCCCGCCTGCGGGAGATCCTGGGCTTTACCGCCCGGGAATTTCGCCGGGTGCTTCTCATCCCCCAGGGCCGCTTCCGGGAGATTCTCCTTTCCCGGGCCGAAGAACGAGAAGCCCTCCTGAGGGCGGTCTTTCAGACCGAACGCTTTCTGGCCCTGGAAGAGGCCTTCCGGGAAGAGGCCTCTCAGGCCCGGCGCCGGTGGGAAGGCCTGGTGGCGCAAAGGGAAGCCCTCCTGCGCTCGGCAGGGGTAGAGGAAGAAGCGGCCCTGGAAGCCCGCCTCAAGGAGTTGGCCCAAGAGAAGAAGGCCCTTGCGGAAAGACTTTCGGCCCTCCGGAGGCGGCGCCAGGGGCTGGAAAGAGAACTCGAGGAGGCCCTGAAGCTCGCCCGGGAATTCGAAAGATGGGCCGCCGCGGAAAAAGAGTACCGAAAGCTTGAGGCCTTACGCCCGGAGGCCGAGGCCTGGCGTCGGGATTTGGCTATCCTCCAGAAGGTGGAGGCCCTGAAACCCCTCCACGAAAATCTTCTGCGTCTGGAAAACCAGATGGCCCGGGATCGGAAAGAAATTGAGGATTTGGCTGCGCGAGGGAAGAAATTAGAGGAGGACCTTCACCGTACCCGTCAGGAATGGTCCCGGCTCGAGGCGCGGCGTCCGGAAATCGAGGCCCTCCGGACGGAGCTTTTGCGTCTTGCGGAATGGCGAAAACGGCTCCTTGAGGTCCGGGATCTGGAAAAGAAGGCCCGCAAACTGGATCAGGAGACTGAGGCCCTGGCCCGCGAAAAGGAGGCCTGCCAAAGGGCCCTGGCCGAGGCCGAAAGGGAACTGGAAGAACTGGACCGGCGTCGCCAGACCCTTGAGCTCCCGGAGCTGGCCCCTCTGGAGGAGGCCTGTCTGGCCGCGGCCAGAGATCTCGAGGCCGCAAAAGAGGTGTCCCGTCTTCGGGAAAATCTCTCCACGGTGCGCAAGCAGCTGGAGGAGCTTGAGGCCGAAATCCGGAAGCTGGAAAAGGCCCTGGGGGAAGGGAAGAAACTCCTGGACCGTCTTCGGGCTCTTCTTAAAGGACATAAGGCCTGGGAACTGGCCCGGGAGCTTGCTCCGGGAAGCCCCTGCCCGGTTTGTGGCTCCCGAAAGCACCCGGCCCCGGCCTGCCCTCCGGAAGAGGTGCCGGAGCCGGAGCGTCTGCTCCAACTGGAGGAAGACCTCTTTGGTCTGCGGAAGGAGCTTTCTGAACGTCGGGGCCGCCAGGAGTCCCTCCTTAAGGAGGAAGCCCGCCTGGTCTCGGAGATCGAAAGGAGACTTTCGGCCGCCCCTCAGCTGGCCGACCTTCAGGCCCTGGAGGAGGCCGCCCTCCGGGCCCGGAAGGCCTATGAGGAGGCCCGCAGGCTCCACCGGGAGGCCGAAAGGCTCTCCCGTTTGGCCACCGAAAAACATCAAAAGCTGCGAGAAAGCTATCGCCTGCGGGAGGTGCTGGAAGAGCGCCTCAAGGAGTTGACCCTCCAGAAGGAAACTTTTCAGGCCCGCCTCGGGGCCCTTCTCGAAGATCTCCCTCCAGGGCTTTCCTTAGCTACCCTCGAAGTCCGGGAAGCGGAGCTTCAGGGGAAGATCCAGGAAAGCGAAAAGGCCCTTGAGGCCCTGCGCGAGCAAAAGGAAGGCCTTCAGAGAGAAAAAGAGGCCCTGGCCGCCCGTCTTTCCGAAATCGAGCGGCGCCTTCAAGAAGCCGAAAAAGATCGAAAGGCCCTTGAGGGACAACTTGCTGAAAAGCTGGCCCAAGCGGGCCTTTCCGACCGAGACCAGATGACCTTCTGGATAGAACGCCTCGACGAAAGGGAAGCCCTAGAGAAAAAACTGCGAGAATACGAGGGGCGTCTTTCCCGCTTTGCGGCTGAGGTGGAAGAACTGCGGGAGAGGCTCTCGGGCAAGGAAAAACCAGACCTCGAGGCCCTGCGCCGGCGTCTTCAGGAAATCCTCGAAGAGAAAAGGCGCCTTTCCGCCCGGCAGGGGGCCCTGGCCCAGGAAGAGGCCGCCCTGGGGGAAAGGGCCCGGGAACTGAGACGGCTTTCTCAGGAACTTCGGGAGGCCGAAGCCCGTCTGCGTCTTTTCGAAGGGCTTTCACGTCTCCTTTCCGGGCAGAACGACCGCCGGCTTTCCTTCCATCGCTTTGTGGTCTCGGCCTTACTGGAAAGGGTGCTGGTCCGGGCCTCGCAAAAACTCTCCCGGATGACCGGGGGGCGCTATCGGCTTTTGCGGGAGACCGAAGTGCGCGACCGTCGCCGGGCCGCGGGTCTAGACCTCCTGGTGTTCGATGCCTGGGCCGGGGCCACCCGCCCGGTGGCCACCCTCTCCGGGGGAGAGTCCTTTCTTGCGGCCCTGGCTCTGGCGCTTTCCCTTTCGGAAGTGGTCCAGGAACTGGCCGGGGGACGCCCTTTGGGTTGCCTTTTCATTGACGAGGGTTTCGGAAATCTGGACCCCGAGGCCCTGGAGACCGCCCTTTCCGTGCTTTCCGAGCTCCGGGCTGGAGGGCGCCTGGTGGGTCTTATCTCCCATGTGCGGGAGTTGGCCGAAAGGATCCCTGCGGGGCTGGAAGTCCTGCCTGAGAGGGCCGGCAGCCGTCTAAGACTGCGCCTCTAA
- the speD gene encoding adenosylmethionine decarboxylase — MRTTPVCQIDRLDVLPAQGGRRERAFPVSTHLLVEMWQAPFKVLARAHEVERALRYSGNGCGDRGEVIAYQFQPYGVSAKATFEEAHIFIHTWPENGYAAVDIFAASQEEAYAILERMKEAFRPAYVHVVEVKRGNLFAEGET, encoded by the coding sequence ATGCGAACCACCCCAGTGTGCCAGATTGACCGGTTGGATGTCCTTCCCGCCCAGGGGGGCAGACGGGAGAGAGCCTTTCCGGTTTCCACTCATCTTCTGGTGGAGATGTGGCAGGCGCCCTTTAAGGTCTTGGCCCGAGCCCACGAGGTAGAGCGAGCCCTGCGCTATTCCGGAAATGGTTGTGGGGACCGGGGCGAGGTGATCGCCTATCAGTTTCAGCCCTATGGGGTTTCGGCCAAGGCCACCTTCGAGGAGGCCCACATCTTCATCCACACCTGGCCGGAAAACGGTTACGCGGCGGTGGACATCTTTGCCGCCAGCCAGGAGGAGGCCTACGCCATCTTGGAGCGCATGAAGGAGGCCTTCCGTCCGGCCTACGTCCATGTGGTAGAGGTCAAACGCGGCAATCTCTTTGCCGAGGGAGAGACTTGA
- the argH gene encoding argininosuccinate lyase produces MASSVKKPWGGRFREDTDRLVEEFTESVSFDQRLALHDLRQDLAHLEALKRAGVVTEEEAERIARGLSEIEAEIREGRFVFRAELEDVHMNIEAALREKIGPLAGKLHTGRSRNDQVATDFRLYLRDEIREILRLLHDLRRALVEKAREGLEIILPGFTHLQHAQPVLLAHHLLAYYEMFRRDADRFQDTLRRTAECPLGSAALAGTPYPLDRELTARLLGFERPSRNSMDAVSDRDFVLEFLFDAAVTMMHLSRLAEEIVLWMSPEFGFVDLPDALCTGSSIMPQKKNPDVAELLRGKCGRVYGNLLALLTVMKGLPLTYNRDLQEDKEPAFDTADTLRASLKVAALLVRGLSPRAERMRAAAEEGHPTATDLADYLVMKGLPFREAHEVTGRIVAFAEERGLKLWKIPLEDLRRFSDLIEEDVYEWLSVEGSVARRRTYGGTAPERVREALAQAEEELSAEELP; encoded by the coding sequence GTGGCGTCTTCGGTAAAAAAGCCCTGGGGAGGGCGCTTTCGGGAGGACACGGACCGTCTGGTGGAAGAATTTACGGAGTCGGTCTCCTTTGACCAGCGTCTGGCCCTCCATGACCTCCGGCAGGACCTGGCCCATCTGGAGGCCCTGAAGCGCGCCGGGGTGGTTACCGAGGAAGAGGCGGAGCGCATCGCCCGAGGGCTTTCGGAAATCGAGGCCGAGATTCGCGAAGGGCGTTTCGTCTTCCGGGCCGAACTCGAAGACGTACACATGAATATCGAGGCCGCCCTGCGGGAGAAGATCGGGCCCCTGGCCGGAAAACTTCACACGGGCCGCAGCCGCAACGACCAGGTGGCCACGGATTTTCGCCTTTACCTCCGGGACGAAATCCGGGAAATCCTGCGGCTTCTCCATGACCTGCGACGGGCCCTGGTGGAAAAGGCCCGGGAGGGCCTGGAGATCATCCTCCCCGGATTCACCCATCTCCAGCATGCCCAGCCGGTCCTCCTGGCCCACCATCTTTTGGCCTATTACGAGATGTTCCGCCGGGATGCCGACCGCTTTCAGGATACCCTGCGGCGTACCGCGGAGTGCCCTCTGGGCTCGGCGGCCCTGGCCGGCACTCCTTACCCTCTGGACCGGGAGCTCACCGCCCGCCTTCTGGGCTTTGAGCGGCCCTCGCGCAACAGCATGGACGCGGTCTCCGACCGGGACTTTGTCCTAGAGTTCCTCTTCGACGCCGCGGTCACCATGATGCACCTTTCGCGCCTGGCCGAAGAGATCGTCCTCTGGATGAGCCCGGAATTCGGCTTTGTGGATCTTCCAGACGCCCTGTGCACCGGATCCTCCATAATGCCCCAGAAGAAAAACCCGGATGTGGCCGAACTTCTGCGCGGAAAATGCGGCCGGGTTTACGGAAACCTCCTGGCCCTCCTTACGGTAATGAAAGGGCTCCCCCTCACTTACAATCGCGACCTTCAGGAGGATAAAGAACCGGCCTTTGACACCGCAGACACCCTCCGGGCCTCCCTTAAGGTGGCTGCGCTCCTGGTCCGAGGGCTTTCGCCCCGGGCCGAAAGGATGAGGGCCGCGGCCGAGGAGGGACATCCCACGGCCACGGATCTTGCGGACTATCTGGTGATGAAGGGTCTTCCCTTTCGGGAGGCCCACGAGGTCACCGGGCGCATCGTGGCCTTCGCCGAGGAGAGAGGCCTCAAACTCTGGAAGATTCCGCTGGAAGACCTTCGGCGTTTTTCGGACCTCATTGAAGAAGATGTCTACGAGTGGCTTTCGGTGGAGGGGTCGGTGGCCCGGAGACGCACTTATGGAGGCACCGCTCCGGAGAGAGTAAGGGAAGCCCTGGCCCAGGCGGAAGAGGAGCTTTCGGCCGAGGAACTTCCGTGA
- a CDS encoding bacteriohemerythrin, which yields MKAWRTGFYLVIAVLGAFLGALRPVPAPWFYLFPLGTLLAVGLAALEGRRDKKEEDLPVLRDYLHLEFVRALPSEDPLEELTLNFAAKVAAYLHTMQQQGLVLSEIKDFVNEATQRLLSFAEKTDHLALDLFGTSREARQDVETLSRALNDLNLAAGEIAGNISQTAAKSAETRERAVETRKTIENLLASAEKIGSVTQVINEIADQTNLLALNATIEAARAGEAGKGFAVVANEVKELARQTAEATKEIARIIEEIQEETRRAVSAVEGITESILEIDQMAATIAAASEEQTATISDLTQNVERVREVVEKTHQVSETLMEHTKGFSEVRTLMEGFRAATEAVTVENNLLLHGLRASPEFEKATEARLLEEVRLERVLTKHYQWLNEVLNGLLAGKPPEVETDPHRCALGRFLKEYRPPSEVEPLLEELRPIHEEFHRTAVEIQKRLSAGDQAGAIEIFRRETLPRFLRLSEIFFRWIALVGGRREEGVHLSLGETEEEFFRFTPELETGVPECDQQHRKLVSLVNRLYGAVKSGKGREVLGEILNELVAYTDYHFKTEEYYFDRFGYPEGDLHKEIHRKLTAQVLSFKEKFERGEATVSYDLLNFLKDWLVNHIGKTDKKYGPFLKEKLARGA from the coding sequence ATGAAGGCCTGGAGGACAGGGTTTTATTTGGTGATAGCCGTATTAGGGGCCTTTCTTGGGGCCCTGCGTCCGGTGCCGGCCCCCTGGTTTTACCTCTTTCCTTTGGGCACCCTGTTGGCCGTGGGGCTTGCGGCCCTGGAGGGCCGGAGAGACAAAAAAGAGGAAGACTTGCCGGTCCTCCGAGACTATCTCCATCTGGAATTTGTGCGGGCTCTCCCTTCGGAGGATCCTCTGGAAGAGCTGACCCTCAATTTTGCGGCTAAGGTGGCCGCCTATCTTCACACCATGCAGCAGCAGGGCCTGGTCCTTTCGGAGATCAAGGATTTCGTAAACGAGGCCACCCAAAGACTGCTTTCCTTTGCGGAAAAGACCGACCACCTGGCCCTGGATCTTTTCGGCACCTCACGGGAGGCCCGTCAGGATGTGGAGACCCTTTCCCGGGCGCTTAACGATCTCAATCTGGCCGCGGGGGAGATTGCGGGAAACATCTCTCAGACCGCGGCCAAGAGCGCCGAGACCCGGGAGCGGGCGGTGGAGACCCGGAAAACCATCGAAAATCTCTTGGCCAGCGCGGAAAAGATCGGCTCCGTGACCCAGGTGATCAACGAAATCGCTGATCAGACCAACCTTCTGGCCTTAAACGCCACCATTGAGGCGGCCCGGGCCGGGGAGGCCGGAAAGGGCTTTGCCGTAGTGGCCAATGAAGTCAAGGAACTGGCCCGTCAGACCGCCGAGGCCACCAAGGAAATTGCCCGCATCATTGAAGAAATCCAGGAGGAGACCCGAAGGGCGGTCTCTGCGGTGGAGGGCATCACCGAAAGCATTCTGGAGATCGACCAGATGGCCGCAACTATTGCCGCAGCCAGCGAGGAACAGACGGCCACCATCTCCGACCTTACCCAGAATGTAGAAAGGGTGCGAGAGGTGGTGGAAAAGACCCACCAGGTCTCGGAGACCCTCATGGAACACACCAAAGGTTTTTCGGAAGTCCGCACCCTCATGGAGGGCTTTCGGGCGGCCACCGAGGCCGTGACCGTGGAAAACAATCTCCTCCTTCATGGCCTGAGGGCCTCGCCGGAATTCGAAAAGGCCACCGAGGCCCGTCTCCTCGAAGAAGTGCGGCTCGAAAGGGTTCTTACCAAACACTATCAGTGGTTAAATGAAGTCCTGAATGGGCTTCTGGCGGGAAAGCCCCCGGAGGTGGAGACCGATCCCCATCGCTGTGCCCTAGGGCGTTTCCTCAAGGAATACCGGCCCCCCTCGGAGGTGGAGCCTCTCCTTGAGGAGCTCCGTCCTATCCACGAGGAGTTCCATCGTACAGCCGTGGAAATCCAGAAGCGTCTTTCCGCAGGAGATCAGGCCGGAGCCATCGAGATCTTTCGCCGGGAGACCCTGCCCCGATTTCTCCGCCTTTCGGAAATCTTTTTCCGTTGGATCGCCCTGGTGGGGGGGCGCAGGGAAGAAGGGGTCCATCTGAGCCTGGGAGAGACCGAAGAGGAATTTTTCCGGTTTACCCCGGAGCTTGAGACCGGGGTTCCGGAGTGCGATCAGCAGCACCGCAAACTGGTCTCCCTGGTGAATCGGCTTTACGGGGCGGTCAAGTCCGGAAAGGGCCGGGAGGTCTTGGGCGAGATCCTGAACGAACTGGTGGCCTACACCGACTACCATTTCAAGACCGAGGAATATTACTTCGACCGTTTCGGCTATCCTGAGGGAGACCTCCACAAGGAGATCCACCGCAAGCTCACCGCCCAGGTCCTCTCCTTCAAGGAGAAATTCGAGCGGGGCGAGGCCACGGTGTCCTACGATCTCCTGAACTTTCTCAAGGACTGGCTGGTGAACCACATCGGAAAGACGGACAAGAAATATGGGCCCTTCCTTAAAGAAAAGCTGGCCCGAGGCGCTTAA
- a CDS encoding spermine synthase, which yields MTHYWWRESLGRDYGRSFRVGLIYEERTPAGQLLQIFHNSFWGRLVVLDGIVQFTERDEFIYHETIVYTPAAVLPEAPRRVLIVGGGDGGVLRELQKLEGLESIVQAEIDLSVFRACKKYFPELSGNYDDPRVEFRVEDGLEAVRRLPEGAFDLVIVDCTDPVGPAKTLYTAEFYVGLHQVLRPGGVFIQQASLPGFFPEILKGAFRLAREIFPSLRVLRAMVPCYGDEIAFLLGSTRQKEDFLPRREIRGRHYSPEMHRASLVLPPWWQELLEAQS from the coding sequence TTGACTCACTACTGGTGGCGTGAGAGCCTGGGCCGGGACTACGGTCGCAGCTTTCGGGTGGGCTTAATCTACGAGGAACGCACCCCGGCCGGCCAACTCCTCCAGATCTTCCACAATTCCTTCTGGGGCCGCTTGGTGGTCCTGGACGGGATTGTGCAGTTTACGGAGCGGGACGAGTTCATCTACCACGAGACCATCGTCTATACCCCGGCGGCCGTGCTTCCGGAGGCCCCCCGTCGGGTCCTCATTGTGGGAGGCGGAGACGGAGGGGTCCTGCGAGAACTCCAGAAATTAGAGGGATTGGAAAGCATCGTCCAGGCAGAGATCGACCTTTCGGTCTTTCGGGCCTGTAAAAAATACTTCCCGGAACTTTCCGGAAATTACGACGATCCCCGGGTGGAGTTTCGGGTAGAAGATGGACTGGAGGCGGTGAGACGTCTTCCGGAGGGGGCCTTCGATCTGGTAATTGTGGACTGTACCGATCCGGTAGGGCCCGCCAAGACCCTTTACACGGCGGAATTTTATGTCGGGCTACATCAGGTCTTGCGGCCGGGCGGAGTCTTTATTCAGCAGGCCAGCCTTCCCGGATTTTTTCCGGAGATCCTGAAAGGGGCCTTCCGTTTGGCTCGGGAGATCTTTCCTTCGCTTCGGGTCCTACGGGCCATGGTCCCCTGCTATGGGGACGAGATCGCCTTTCTTCTGGGCTCCACCCGGCAGAAGGAGGATTTCCTCCCTCGAAGGGAAATTCGGGGACGTCACTATAGCCCGGAGATGCACCGGGCCTCCTTGGTCCTCCCCCCCTGGTGGCAGGAGCTTTTAGAGGCGCAGTCTTAG
- a CDS encoding YihY/virulence factor BrkB family protein, which translates to MWRFIFWKTVWQRFSEDRALTEAQALTYTTLFSLIPLLALAFAVARLFIQAEDLIARSEELLSRFLNPAAIDTVQQTLFNLLEKAQRAPLGKASMLIFLTMIVGLLMQTEGVLNRIFRVTRPRSIPQKITAYWMILTLGPVLMILPPAASFYLAHFSHQRLATWLLKILYVLTVCLFFSGLYFYLPNRRVKLAATLFGGAVAGFLWLTAAYLYTFYTAKAVAYSKLYGSLSALPFFLLWLFISWAITLFGAEAAAVYEEKEWLGNGYRLPREVVAVALALELAQACETGQAPLPLADLARNLRISPGEVEEVVEALEARGLLVRTEEGLLLTCSPQKLSLREIVSPVAGALPESPPEPANLRRAYLLFKEREKILEKTLAEA; encoded by the coding sequence ATGTGGCGCTTTATCTTCTGGAAAACGGTTTGGCAACGCTTTTCCGAAGATCGAGCTCTCACCGAGGCCCAGGCCCTGACCTATACCACCCTCTTTTCCCTCATCCCCCTTCTGGCCCTGGCCTTTGCCGTGGCCCGGCTTTTCATTCAGGCCGAAGACCTCATCGCCCGCTCCGAGGAACTCCTTTCCCGCTTCCTCAACCCTGCGGCCATCGATACCGTGCAACAGACCCTTTTTAACCTCCTGGAGAAGGCCCAGCGGGCCCCTCTGGGTAAGGCCAGCATGCTCATCTTCCTCACCATGATCGTGGGGCTTCTTATGCAAACCGAGGGGGTGCTCAACCGCATCTTTCGGGTGACCAGGCCCCGGAGCATTCCCCAAAAGATCACCGCCTACTGGATGATTCTCACTCTGGGTCCGGTGCTCATGATCCTGCCCCCGGCGGCCTCCTTTTATCTAGCCCACTTTTCCCACCAAAGACTGGCTACCTGGCTCCTTAAGATCCTTTATGTCCTTACGGTCTGCCTCTTTTTTTCCGGACTTTACTTTTATCTTCCCAATCGCCGGGTCAAGCTAGCGGCCACCCTTTTCGGCGGAGCGGTAGCCGGTTTTCTTTGGCTCACCGCAGCCTATCTTTATACCTTTTACACGGCCAAGGCCGTGGCCTATTCCAAGCTCTACGGATCGCTTTCCGCCCTGCCCTTTTTCCTGCTCTGGCTTTTCATCTCCTGGGCTATCACCCTCTTTGGGGCGGAAGCGGCGGCGGTCTACGAGGAAAAAGAATGGCTGGGCAACGGCTATCGGCTCCCGCGGGAGGTAGTGGCTGTAGCCCTGGCCCTGGAACTGGCCCAGGCCTGCGAGACCGGCCAGGCCCCTTTGCCTCTTGCGGATCTGGCCCGGAACCTCCGGATCTCTCCCGGAGAGGTGGAGGAGGTAGTGGAGGCCCTGGAGGCCCGGGGGCTCCTGGTGCGCACGGAAGAGGGGCTCCTTCTTACCTGTAGCCCGCAAAAGCTCTCCCTGCGGGAGATCGTTTCCCCGGTGGCTGGGGCCCTACCGGAAAGCCCCCCGGAGCCCGCGAACTTGCGCCGGGCCTATCTTCTTTTTAAAGAAAGGGAAAAAATTCTAGAGAAGACCCTGGCGGAGGCGTGA
- a CDS encoding exonuclease SbcCD subunit D yields the protein MRVLHTADWHLGKLFHGIHLTEDQARLLEEEFFPLVRDLRPDLVVIAGDIFDRPVPPGEAVALLGEVLARLAETGATLLVIPGNHDSPERLSFARELLARVRVFVVADERYLRRPLLLLGGPPLYVAPHLSPFRLREFLASFGEGDLPESPRGLWERLLSRLSPGGIFVGHLFVEGGQAGESEARLWVGGEEAVPARAFEKLDLVLLGHLHRPQRPAENIYYAGSLLPLSFSEAEDQKGVWFFEMDERGRPGHREFLPLCPPRPFRVLRGRFEELLSGPREEAYLKIVLEDSGPIPQAFERLKERYPYLLALEFAPENSSSGPLRPPPSPESLSEEELFGKFLQEVAGRPPSEEERTAFREVLKRLGPAFL from the coding sequence GTGAGGGTCCTCCATACCGCGGACTGGCACCTGGGAAAGCTCTTCCACGGGATCCATCTCACCGAAGATCAGGCCCGGCTGCTGGAGGAGGAATTTTTCCCTCTGGTGCGGGACCTCCGGCCCGACCTGGTGGTTATCGCCGGAGACATCTTCGATCGTCCGGTACCTCCGGGAGAGGCCGTAGCCCTCCTGGGAGAGGTGCTGGCCCGACTGGCGGAGACCGGGGCCACGCTTTTGGTCATCCCCGGCAATCACGATAGCCCCGAGCGCCTTTCCTTTGCCCGGGAACTCCTGGCCCGGGTGCGGGTCTTTGTGGTGGCGGACGAGAGATACCTTCGGCGCCCGCTTCTCCTTCTCGGAGGTCCGCCCCTTTATGTGGCTCCCCATCTCTCCCCCTTTCGACTGCGGGAATTCTTGGCCTCCTTCGGGGAGGGAGATCTTCCGGAAAGCCCCCGAGGGCTTTGGGAAAGGCTCCTTTCCCGGCTCTCCCCCGGGGGAATTTTCGTGGGGCATCTCTTTGTAGAGGGCGGGCAAGCCGGGGAATCCGAGGCCCGCCTTTGGGTGGGAGGCGAGGAGGCTGTCCCGGCCAGGGCCTTCGAAAAGCTCGATCTCGTCCTCCTGGGGCACCTCCACCGCCCTCAGCGTCCGGCCGAAAATATCTACTATGCCGGCTCTCTTCTTCCCCTTTCCTTCTCCGAAGCCGAAGACCAAAAAGGGGTCTGGTTTTTCGAAATGGACGAAAGGGGACGGCCGGGGCACCGGGAATTTCTGCCCCTTTGCCCTCCACGGCCCTTCCGGGTCCTCCGGGGACGGTTTGAGGAACTCCTCTCCGGCCCCCGAGAAGAGGCCTATCTCAAGATCGTCTTGGAAGACTCCGGGCCCATTCCCCAGGCCTTCGAACGCCTGAAGGAGCGTTATCCCTACCTTCTGGCCCTGGAGTTCGCTCCGGAGAATTCCTCTAGCGGGCCCCTCAGGCCTCCACCAAGTCCCGAGTCCCTAAGCGAGGAAGAGCTTTTCGGGAAATTTCTCCAGGAGGTGGCCGGAAGGCCGCCCTCGGAGGAAGAAAGGACGGCCTTCCGGGAGGTCCTTAAGCGCCTCGGGCCAGCTTTTCTTTAA